Within the Prosthecobacter debontii genome, the region CATCCGCATTGAGCCTCAGGAGGCCGCGAAGCTGAAGAAACAGAAGAAGGACAAAAAGAAAAAAGCCGATGAGCCGATTGATGATGGCTCCTGGTGGCATGGTGATGGGGTGGAGGGGAAACCCAGCATGAAGATCTCTCTCAGTGAGCAGAAGGTCTATTTCATGAAGGACGGCGTGGTGGTGGGCATGTCTCCCATCTCCTCCGGACGCGAGGGGTATGACACCCGCCCCGGTAAATTCCGCGTCATGGAGAAAGACATCGATCACAAGTCCAACCTGTATGGCGACTATGTGGATGCCGATGGGGTGGTGTTGAAAAAAGACATCGGCGTGATGAAGGACAAGCGGCCACCGGGGGCCAAGTTTGACGGAGCCAACATGCGCTATTTCATGCGTGTGACCGGAGCCATCGGCATGCATGAAGGTTATCTGCCCGGCTTCCCCGCTTCCCACGGCTGCATCCGCCTTCCCACGAAGATGGCGGAGATCTTTTACCATCAGTCCTCCGTGGGCACCCCGGTGGAGATCGTGCCCTAATACCAAAGTGAAATTTAAAGTGGTAAAACATTTCAGCCCACTGCCCACCCCACGAATGAATGTGAAGCGTTGTTTCGTCAGTTGGGTCTAAGAGGGGTTTGCGGTCCAAAGGACCGCCGGATTCAGCCCAGGCCGAAGCGAAGCAAGCCCTGGGTGGGTGAGAAGAGACCCACCTCTCAAAAGTCGCGGCCTGAAGGGTCGCGAGAGAGGGAATGGGAGGTGAAAACGTGCCGCCCGTTCCCGCGCTCCTTCAGAGCGCGACGTGGGGTAGATCGACGGCGCTCGGGGTTTCCCAGGCCTTGCGGCCTGGGCTGAATCCTGCGGCCCTTCAGGCCGCGCTGATGTTTGATATCCACATGAGATGAAAGGGTAGAAACAGGACTCTCACGCCCCCTCACCTCACCTTTCGCGCCGCGA harbors:
- a CDS encoding L,D-transpeptidase family protein — its product is MKLLKRLAFLAASVLLGLHGVSCSSPEYREIRRPAPGGGFYVQRIRIEPQEAAKLKKQKKDKKKKADEPIDDGSWWHGDGVEGKPSMKISLSEQKVYFMKDGVVVGMSPISSGREGYDTRPGKFRVMEKDIDHKSNLYGDYVDADGVVLKKDIGVMKDKRPPGAKFDGANMRYFMRVTGAIGMHEGYLPGFPASHGCIRLPTKMAEIFYHQSSVGTPVEIVP